In Oreochromis aureus strain Israel breed Guangdong linkage group 20, ZZ_aureus, whole genome shotgun sequence, the following are encoded in one genomic region:
- the c20h1orf194 gene encoding protein C1orf194 homolog, whose amino-acid sequence MSNRDPFPSPRVENDLTLSGYRPQQKKTYNKPTHIAQTEEPWSRLHDTATVASTQRSILNCMQTPNDSLDLQLNAVYDHHKNCFWSKNQILYQKETVSEDHRKEANLEMEEAENGITVWVDKQRRSIRIS is encoded by the exons ATGTCAAATCGGGATCCTTTCCCCTCTCCGAGGGTAGAAAACGACCTCACTCTCAGCGGCTACAGGCCGCAGCAG aaaaaaacatacaataaaCCAACTCACATCGCCCAGACTGAGGAACCCTGGAGTCGCCTCCACGACACAGCCACTGTGGCCAGCACCCAGCGGAGTATTTTGAACTGTATGCAG ACTCCAAACGACAGCCTTGACCTTCAGCTAAACGCGGTCTACGATCACCACAAGAACTGCTTCTGGAGCAAGAACCAGATTTTGTACCAGAAGGAGACTGTCTCTGAAGACCACAG GAAAGAGGCAAACTTAGAAATGGAGGAAGCAGAAAATGGAATCACGGTGTGGGTCGACAAACAGAGGCGTTCTATTCGCATCAGCTGA
- the smc5 gene encoding structural maintenance of chromosomes protein 5: protein MAEPSKRQRLSHINSSSQTSSKSLSSIFTDSQDEGLEGEGRYVEGSILRITMKNFLTYDYSVVYPGPNLNMIVGANGTGKSSIVCAICLCLAGKTAVLGRGDKVGLYVKRGCKKGHVEIELYKRGGNVVIFREIHAENNQSLWMLNDRQCSQKAVEEEVKALRIQVSNLCQFLPQEKVGEFAKMSKIELLEATEKSVGPPEMYEYHCELKNFRNKERELENIVKEKASFLEKAKQRNERNKHDVNRYYEKKRHLDVIELLEKKKPWVEYETTRKELEGVKKERDEAKKQLSSLKQTQAPMVKKIQQIEEQLKPTEAQIKAKTAAIKEASLKCKQKQDQLDRKNKEIDDIKQKCRLKQMEEEDHQKRISNTRRTIEDLKAELAKVGDQPDVTPRINAVNADLRRIQEERAKIEGEKGDLRREKDNLCAESRMLEKKLNDMNNMMNAKEEKLRGRHRDTHTALQWLRQNKQLFRGNVHEPMMLVINVKDHRFAKYVENHISFHDLRAFVFQRKDDMEKFMIEVRDKMNLKVNSICAPEESCSKRPPSRNIESLRRFGFFTYLREMFDAPDEVMSYLCHQYRVHDVPVGNERTKSMIKTVIEEPYLKVLYTTEERYTVKRSFYSNKISTSNSAVHPSQYLTITVDAEEKRQLEQQMKSCESKLRDIDERMKALQKEAVALDRRDNELLAEKKRLSELKGKKRQLEQKISTKQDSLKQMEQNIIDLKKIEEETKEKIAAVNAEKVTIVTAFMAQMKLRAKLTMEKVHLALETVGLTAEKNKLENDCREGASELRTTDQKCSRLEQRKVQLTDQCKGLLKRAKAICKMQPDQSLPEDLRNAFSKLPDTLDEVDAMLNEERSRAECFTGLSENVVDEYNRREQEIKQMEKELEEKSNALNAYRQNISEAKERWLNPLKHLVEQINEKFSAFFRSMQCAGEVDLHSENEEEYDKYGIRIRVKFHATTQLHELTPYHQSGGERSVSTMLYLMALQELNRCPFRVVDEINQGMDPVNERRVFDIVVRTACKETTSQYFFITPKLLQNLTYAEEMTILCVHNGPHMLSPNQWDERAFVRRCLERKARA from the exons ATGGCCGAACCCAGCAAACGACAGAGGCTCAGTCACATTAACAGCAGCTCACAAACTTCGAGTAAAAGCTTATCGAGCATTTTCACGGACAGTCAGGACGAAGGACTCGAGGGGGAGGGTCGATATGTGGAGGGATCCATACTTCGGATCACCATGAAGAACTTCCT GACGTACGACTACTCTGTGGTGTATCCTGGACCTAATCTGAACATGATTGTCGGGGCCAATGGTACTGGAAAGTCCAGCATTGTGTGTGCCATCTGTCTGTGTCTGGCTGGCAAGACAGCTGTTCTTGGCAGAGGTGATAAG gttGGGCTCTATGTCAAGCGTGGTTGCAAAAAAGGCCATGTTGAAATTGAACT gtaCAAAAGAGGTGGTAACGTAGTGATTTTTAGAGAGATACATGCGGAGAACAATCAGTCTCTGTGGATGTTGAATGATCGGCAGTGCAGCCAGAAGGCGGTGGAAGAGGAAGTCAAAGCTCTGCGCATCCAAGTCAGCAACCTCTGTCAGTTTCTACCTCAG GAAAAAGTTGGCGAGTTTGCCAAGATGTCCAAAATTGAGTTGCTGGAAGCAACTGAGAAGTCAGTGGGCCCACCAGAGATGTATGAATACCACTGTGAGCTCAAAAACTTCCGCAACAAAGAACGAGAACTGGAG AACATTGTGAAGGAGAAAGCAAGCTTCCTGGAGAAAGCCAAGCAGCGAAATGAAAGGAATAAACACGATGTAAACCGTTACTACGAAAAAAAGAGGCATCTGGATGTAATCGAGTTGCTCGAGAAGAAGAAACCATGGGTG GAGTACGAGACCACACGTAAGGAACTTGAGGGTGTGAAGAAGGAGCGTGACGAGGCGAAAAAGCAGCTTTCAAGCCTAAAGCAGACCCAGGCGCCCATGGTGAAGAAGATCCAACAGATTGAGGAGCAGCTGAAGCCAACTGAGGCACAGATAAAGGCTAAG actGCTGCCATCAAAGAAGCCTCGCTGAAGTGCAAACAGAAACAAGATCAGCTGGATCGAAAAAACAAAGAG ATTGACGATATTAAACAAAAATGCAGACTCAAGCAGATGGAGGAGGAAGACCACCAGAAGCGAATCAGCAACACCAGAAGAACCATCGAAGACCTGAAGGCGGAGCTTGCCAAAGTTGGCGACCAGCCTGATGTAACCCCGCGCATCAACGCCGTCAACGCTGATCTGAGGCGCATTCAGGAGGAGAGAGCCAAGATCGAAGGGGAGAAGGGCGACCTGCGCAGGGAGAAGGACAACCTTTGTGCTGAATCCAGAA TGTTGGAGAAGAAGCTCAATGACATGAACAACATGATGAATGCCAAAGAGGAGAAGCTGCGAGGACGtcacagggacacacacactgccCTCCAGTGGCTCAGACAGAACAAGCAACTCTTTCGTGGAAACGTCCACGAGCCCATGATGCTGGTG ATCAATGTGAAGGATCACCGCTTTGCTAAGTACGTGGAGAACCACATCTCATTCCACGACCTCCGTGCATTCGTTTTCCAGAGGAAAGACGACATGGAGAAGTTTATGATCGAG GTCCGTGACAAGATGAACTTGAAGGTGAACTCCATCTGTGCTCCGGAGGAGTCATGTTCTAAGCGACCGCCATCCCGAAATATTGAGTCCCTGag GCGTTTTGGGTTCTTCACCTACCTCCGAGAGATGTTTGACGCCCCCGATGAGGTCATGAGTTACCTCTGTCACCAGTACAGGGTGCATGACGTGCCAGTGGGCAATGAGCGAACCAAATCCATGATTAAAACG GTGATTGAGGAGCCCTACCTCAAGGTGCTGTACACAACAGAGGAGAGGTACACTGTCAAAAGGTCCTTTTACTCTAACAAGATAAGCACCAGCAACTCTGCGGTACACCCTTCCCAGTACCTCACCATCACTGTGGATGCTGAAGAGAAACGGCAGCTAGAGCAGCAGATGAAG TCCTGTGAGTCAAAGCTGCGAGACATCGACGAGAGGATGAAGGCTTTGCAGAAGGAAGCTGTCGCACTGGACCGCCGTGACAATGAACTGTTGGCAGAGAAGAAGCGTCTCTCTGAACTAAAGGGGAAAAAACGACAACTGGAGCAGAAAATTAGTACCAAACAGGACAG TCTGAAGCAGATGGAGCAGAATATTATTGACCTGAAAAAGATTGAGGAGGAGACTAAAGAGAAAATTGCAGCTGTAAATGCTGAGAAAGTGACCATAGTGACTGCATTCATGGCCCAAATGAAG CTGAGAGCCAAGCTGACGATGGAGAAGGTGCATCTGGCGTTGGAGACGGTGGGACTGACGGCAGAGAAGAACAAGCTCGAGAATGACTGCAGAGAAGGTGCCTCTGAGCTGAGGACCACTGAT caaaaatgcAGCCGTCTGGAGCAGAGAAAGGTGCAGCTGACAGACCAATGCAAAGGGCTGCTGAAGAGAGCAAAGGCGATCTGTAAGATGCAGCCTGATCAGTCATTACCCGAAGACCTGCGTAAC GCTTTCAGCAAGCTCCCCGACACGCTGGATGAGGTCGATGCCATGCTGAATGAGGAGCGCTCCAGAGCCGAGTGCTTCACTGGCCTCAGTGAAAAT GTTGTCGATGAGTACAACAGGAGAGAGCAGGAGATTAAACAAATGGAGAAAGAGCTGGAAGAAAAGAGCAACGCCCTGAATGCCTACCGACAGAACATATCTGAG GCTAAGGAACGCTGGCTTAATCCTCTGAAACATCTGGTTGAACAGATAAATGAGAAGTTCAGTGCTTTCTTTCGCTCCATGCAGTGTGCAGGAGAAGTTGATCTACATTCAGAGAATGAG GAGGAGTACGACAAGTACGGGATCCGCATCCGGGTGAAGTTTCACGCCACCACCCAGCTCCACGAGCTGACACCTTACCATCAGAGTGGAGGAGAGCGCAGTGTCTCCACCATGCTTTACCTCATGGCCTTGCAGGAGCTCAACCGCTGTCCCTTCAGAGTGGTGGATGAGATCAATCAG GGAATGGATCCTGTAAATGAAAGAAGAGTCTTTGACATTGTGGTCCGCACAGCCTGCAAAGAGACAACGTCCCAGTACTTCTTCATAACACCTAAA ctgctgcagaatCTTACGTATGCCGAGGAGATGACCATCCTTTGCGTCCATAACGGCCCCCACATGCTCTCCCCCAACCAGTGGGACGAGAGGGCTTTCGTCAGACGGTGTCTTGAAAGAAAAGCCAGGGCATGA
- the elapor1 gene encoding endosome/lysosome-associated apoptosis and autophagy regulator 1 has product MQPGLTHLSHCLLWLLFLQTSADLPMCKESDYHFEYTECDVLGSRWRVAVPNKADTCTGLPDPVKGTQCTFSCNEGEYLDMQSQQCQKCAAGTYSLGTSVAFDEWDSLPSGFVTHGVITNEGYDQTDCSNSTWTPKGDYIASNRDECTATLSYAVNLKQAGTLSFEYFYPDNSIYFEFFVQNDQCQSTDSNSRWMRISENSWSKYTVELNKGNNVLYWRTIAFSLQSSTVKPVLLRNIQISGVAYTSECFHCKPGTHSANPGSARCTPCPADTYSNKGATTCRECEEDKYAVIGSASCKPRPACTSSDYFYTHTPCDSEGKTQLMYKWIEPKICTETVEGALKLPASGEKQTCPPCNPGFFVSNSSSCEPCPSGSFSNGTVCTECPAGTEPVVGFEYKWWNTMPANMKSSVFSQVFSDSDRRTAWEVAGEYIYTTPGDQDTDYLMLTLSVPGYRLPQSMVKDAERSELSRITFVFETICTADCKLYFLAGYNQWNNDVVEHWNGRNQKQSYSYLIQSNSTVSFTWTFKRTEDYGTERNYSADVAKIYSIVITNAIGGVATKCRRCALTSVKAGSACVLCPPGHYMVNGTGACQKCPPNTFIRTDQPVGEAACIQCGPNTKTNKAYTACLSDCMLDVRTSKGGRLHYDFSPLANVTSVHSSPRFTNKGLRYFNRFNLGLCGTEGRMPASCVDNVTESGREVKGYVCQSTVVPSDIRSQSLVSSQPFLIGDSLIGVTTETKLGNISSPKWFPAALGLPDVIFYYRSSDATQACKQGRLATVRMRCDPAVTTKDHIMLPSNCSEGTCDGCTFHFLWQSQHACPLCTKNHYREIVSACIQGIQRTTYVWQQPVQCYGGQPLPAQKVSACVTLDFWLKFGVSTGAVAAVLLISLICYFWKKTRKLQYKYSRLIMTSGGRECELPTADSCAIMEGEDAEDDLMDLTKKSFFTKIKSFSRERTSDGFDSVPLKSSSSRQRLVEEDSDDEIEQITLPRHRGSVQM; this is encoded by the exons ATGCAGCCCGGCCTGACACACCTGAGCCACTGCCTGCTGTGGCTGCTTTTTTTGCAAACCTCCGCGGATCTGCCCATGTGCAAAGAG TCAGATTATCACTTTGAGTACACAGAGTGTGATGTCCTCGGGTCAAGATGGAGAGTTGCAGTTCCCAACAAAGCTGACACATGCACGGGCCTCCCGGATCCAGTCAAAGGGACTCAGTGCA CGTTCTCTTGTAATGAGGGGGAGTACCTTGATATGCAGTCACAGCAGTGTCAGAAATGTGCTGCGGGCACCTACTCTCTTGGCACCAGCGTGGCCTTTGACGAGTGGGACAGCCTGCCGTCTGGTTTTGTCACTCACGGCGTGATAACGAACGAGGGGTATGACCAAACGGACTGCTCCAA CTCAACCTGGACACCAAAGGGTGACTACATAGCCTCGAACAGAGATGAATGCACTGCGACGCTGTCCTACGCCGTGAACCTGAAACAGGCTGGAACTCTGTCCTTTGAATATTTCTATCCTGACAACAGCATCTATTTTGAGTTCTTT GTTCAGAATGACCAGTGTCAGTCGACAGACTCTAACAGCCGGTGGATGCGGATCTCAGAGAACAGCTGGAGCAAATACACG GTAGAACTAAATAAGGGCAACAATGTGTTGTACTGGCGAACTATAGCGTTCTCCCTGCAGAGCAGCACTGTCAAACCTGTGCTGCTGAGAAACATTCAGATATCAG GGGTGGCCTACACATCAGAGTGTTTCCACTGTAAACCCGGCACCCACAGTGCAAACCCAGGGTCAGCACGTTGTACCCCCTGCCCCGCTGATACCTACTCCAATAAGGGTGCCACTACTTGCCGTGAATGTGAGGAAGACAAATACGCAG TGATCGGTTCAGCGAGCTGCAAACCGAGACCTGCATGTACAAGCAGTGACTACTTCTACACCCACACCCCCTGTGACTCTGAGGGAAAG ACTCAGCTCATGTACAAATGGATCGAGCCTAAGATCTGCACTGAGACTGTCGAAGGAGCACTGAAGCTTCCCGCATCAGGGGAGAAGCAAACCTGTCCGCCATGCAACCCGGGTTTCTTTGTCTCCAACTCCTCCAGCTGTGAGCCCTGTCCCAGCGGATCCTTCTCTAACGGAACAG TTTGCACCGAGTGCCCTGCTGGCACAGAACCGGTGGTGGGGTTTGAGTACAAATGGTGGAACACGATGCCGGCCAACATGAAGAGCTCTGTCTTCAGTCAAGTGTTCAGTGACTCTGACCGGCGTACTG CATGGGAGGTGGCTGGAGAGTATATCTACACCACCCCCGGGGATCAGGACACAGACTATCTAATGCTCACGCTCAGTGTCCCCGGATACAG GTTGCCTCAGTCCATGGTCAAAGACGCTGAGAGGAGTGAGCTATCTCGCATCACCTTCGTCTTTGAGACCATTTGTACAGCTGACTGTAAACTTTACTTCCTGGCG GGATATAATCAGTGGAACAACGATGTGGTGGAGCATTGGAATGGCAGAAACCAAAAGCAGTCATACTCCTACTTGATCCAGAGCAACAGCACCGTCAGCTTCACCTGGACGTTTAAGCGAACAGAGGACTATGGCACG GAGAGGAACTACAGCGCAGATGTTGCAAAGATCTACTCCATCGTCATCACCAACGCCATCGGAGGCGTGGCCACGAAGTGTCGCCGCTGTGCTCTGACGTCTGTTAAGGCCGGCTCTGCCTGTGTGCTCTGCCCACCGGGACACTACATGGTCAACGGGACAGGAGCGTGTCAGAAGTGCCCGCCAAACACCTTCATCAGGACTGATCAGCCAGTTGGGGAAGCTGCTTGTATTCAGTGTGGgccaaacacaaagacaaacaag GCCTATACAGCTTGTCTCAGTGACTGCATGCTGGATGTGCGCACAAGCAAAGGAGGGCGGCTGCACTACGATTTCTCTCCTTTGGCCAACGTCACCAGCGTCCATAGCAGCCCCCGCTTCACCAACAAAGGCCTGCGGTACTTCAATCGCTTTAATCTGGGCCTGTGTGGGACAGAG GGCCGAATGCCAGCTTCCTGTGTGGATAATGTAACAGAGAGTGGGAGAGAGGTCAAAGGTTATGTCTGTCAGTCCACTGTGGTTCCCTCTGACATCAGGAGTCAGAGCCTTGTGTCCTCACAGCCTTTCCTTATTGGTGACTCACTCATTG GTGTAACCACTGAGACGAAACTTGGTAACATCTCTTCTCCAAAGTGGTTCCCTGCAGCATTGGGCCTGCCAGATGTTATATTCTATTACAG GTCCAGTGATGCAACTCAGGCTTGTAAACAAGGCCGGTTAGCTACAGTCAGGATGAGATGCGATCCCGCAGTGACCACTAAAGATCACATCATGCTGCCGAG TAACTGTTCAGAGGGGACATGCGATGGTTGCACGTTCCACTTCCTGTGGCAGAGCCAGCATGCGTGTCCACTCTGCACCAAAAACCACTACAGAGAAATCGTCAGTGCTTGCATCCAGGGAATACAG AGAACCACCTATGTGTGGCAGCAGCCTGTGCAGTGTTACGGAGGACAGCCGCTGCCTGCACAAAAAGTCAGCGCTTGCGTGACTCTGGATTTCTGGCTCAAGTTTGGTGTTTCCACCGGAGCCGTCGCTGCTGTGTTGCTCATCAGTCTCATCTGTTATTTTTGGAAAAAGACACGCAA GCTGCAGTATAAGTACTCCAGGCTGATAATGACCTCTGGGGGTAGGGAGTGCGAGCTGCCCACTGCAGACAGCTGTGCAATAATGGAGGGAGAGGATGCAGAGGACGACCTCATGGACCTCACCAAGAAATCCTTTTTCACCAAAATTAAGTCTTTCTCACGCGAG AGAACATCCGACGGATTCGACTCGGTTCCCCTTAAGTCATCATCTTCACGCCAGCGACTAGTAGAGGAAGACTCTGATGATGAAATAGAGCAGATCACTCTACCAAGGCACAGAGGAAGTGTTCAGATGTAG